One stretch of Xiphophorus hellerii strain 12219 chromosome 21, Xiphophorus_hellerii-4.1, whole genome shotgun sequence DNA includes these proteins:
- the cpb1 gene encoding carboxypeptidase B: MKLLLFFGFVAVALAEVTRFEGDKVFRLKPTLDAHVTLIKDLAKSIKLDFWSPDSEDLVTIDINVDIHVPARYLDMMYTTLEQGGIVYEILIDDFQSAVDGQADSGASPRAHSYTKYNTWSEIEAWANTFASSNPSLVSSQVIGNTYEGRSMILLKVGKSSTSPKPAIFMDCGIHAREWISPAFCQWFVNEAVTTYGSDSAMTALLDSMDVYVLPVFNIDGYVYTHTSDRMWRKTRSRNSGSSCIGTDPNRNFDAGWCTIGASSNPCSETFCGSTPESEIESKNVANFIRDNKSTIKAYLTVHSYSQLLLFPYSYTFDLAAHHSELLQVAEGASAALTSLHGTRYTSGPGAATIYPAAGGSDDWAYDLGIKYSYTFELRDTGYYGFLLPESQIQPTCEETMLAVNYIAAHVLKNLY; the protein is encoded by the exons ATGAAGCTCCTGTTGTTTTTCGGATTTGTGGCTGTTGCCTTGGCTGAAGTCACTCGCTTTGAGGG agACAAAGTCTTCCGACTGAAGCCGACCCTGGATGCACACGTGACCCTCATTAAGGATCTGGCTAAGAGCATTAAG CTCGACTTCTGGAGCCCCGACAGTGAGGATCTGGTGACTATTGACATCAATGTGGACATCCATGTGCCTGCCAGGTACCTCGACATGATGTACACCACGTTGGAGCAGGGTGGGATTGTATATGA GATTCTCATTGATGATTTTCAGTCTGCTGTTGATGGCCAGGCTGACAGCGGTGCCTCTCCCAGAGCTCACAGCTATACCAAGTACAACACCTGGAGTGAA ATCGAGGCATGGGCCAACACTTTTGCCTCCTCCAACCCCTCCCTGGTGAGCAGCCAGGTCATCGGAAACACTTATGAGGGGCGTTCAATGATTCTCCTCAAG GTTGGCAAGTCATCCACCTCACCTAAACCCGCTATCTTCATGGACTGTGGCATCCATGCTAGAGAATGGATTTCTCCTGCTTTTTGTCAGTGGTTTGTCAATGAG GCTGTCACTACCTATGGCAGTGATTCTGCCATGACCGCCCTGCTCGACAGCATGGATGTCTACGTTCTGCCCGTCTTTAACATTGATGGCTACGTGTACACTCACACAAGC GACAGGATGTGGAGAAAGACTCGTTCCAGGAACTCTGGCTCATCTTGCATTGGAACTGATCCCAACAGGAACTTTGACGCTGGCTGGTGCA CCATTGGCGCTTCCAGCAACCCTTGCAGTGAGACCTTCTGCGGCAGCACTCCTGAGTCAGAGATCGAATCAAAGAATGTTGCCAACTTTATCCGCGACAACAAGTCCACCATCAAGGCCTACCTCACAGTGCACTCATACTCCCAGCTGCTGCTCTTCCCTTACTCCTACACCTTTGACTTGGCTGCACACCACAGTGAGCTG CTGCAGGTTGCTGAGGGAGCTAGTGCTGCTCTGACTAGTCTGCATGGTACCCGTTACACCAGCGGACCAGGAGCTGCCACTATCT ACCCCGCTGCAGGAGGGTCTGACGACTGGGCCTATGACCTGGGAATAAAATATTCCTACACCTTTGAGCTGCGTGACACTGGCTATTATGGCTTCCTGCTGCCTGAGTCTCAGATCCAGCCCACATGTGAGGAGACCATGCTGGCCGTCAATTACATCGCCGCCCACGTGCTGAAGAACCTCTACTAA
- the agtr1b gene encoding type-1 angiotensin II receptor — protein MPNQTRDEPAGINLTCGMSGSHEFIFTLVPIVYAFNFVIGIIGNSMVVAVIYCYMKLKTVANIFVLNLAVSDLTFVITLPMWATFAAMGYHWPFGGFLCKTAAGLVMFNLYTSIFFLTALSIDRYLAIVHPVRSRRFRTVVYAHITCVMIWLFAFLLSVPIALTRDVHYIENSKTIVCGILHPNDKDVKRLNNLLLCISLMKSLLGFLIPFVIIITCYCLIGRALLRVKHIQKSSCSRDDEVLHMLAAAVLAFFLCWAPHQVFHFMQMLTQLILANNCTILEIIDTAMPFTICIAYFNSCVNPIVYSFVGRNFRKNLLRLLRCSPGRAARPHPSISSKMSALSFRASEALSLKVKNSVSCDVK, from the coding sequence ATGCCGAACCAAACGAGAGACGAGCCAGCAGGGATAAACTTGACATGTGGCATGTCTGGGAGCCACGAGTTCATCTTCACCCTGGTGCCCATCGTCTACGCCTTCAACTTTGTCATCGGCATCATCGGAAACAGCATGGTGGTAGCAGTCATCTACTGCTACATGAAGCTCAAAACTGTGGCCAATATTTTTGTCCTCAACCTCGCCGTGTCTGATCTCACCTTCGTCATCACTCTGCCCATGTGGGCAACCTTTGCAGCCATGGGTTACCACTGGCCTTTTGGAGGATTTCTGTGCAAGACTGCCGCTGGACTGGTTATGTTCAACCTCTACACAAGCATCTTTTTTCTCACAGCCCTCAGCATTGACCGTTACCTGGCCATTGTGCACCCGGTGCGGTCCCGGCGGTTTCGCACCGTGGTGTACGCACACATCACTTGTGTGATGATCTGGCTGTTTGCCTTTTTGCTTAGCGTTCCCATAGCCTTGACCAGGGATGTCCACTACATTGAAAACTCTAAAACCATAGTTTGTGGCATTCTACACCCAAACGACAAAGACGTCAAAAGGCTAAACAATCTCCTCCTGTGCATCAGCCTCATGAAAAGCCTGCTGGGCTTTCTGATACCTtttgtcatcatcatcacctgCTACTGTCTTATTGGGCGGGCCCTGCTAAGGGTGAAGCATATCCAGAAAAGCTCCTGCTCCCGGGATGACGAGGTGCTGCACATGCTCGCGGCAGCTGTTCTGGCCTTCTTCCTGTGCTGGGCACCCCACCAAGTATTTCACTTCATGCAGATGCTCACTCAGCTTATCTTGGCTAACAATTGCACCATCCTGGAAATCATTGACACTGCCATGCCGTTCACCATTTGCATTGCCTACTTCAACAGCTGCGTCAACCCCATCGTGTACAGTTTTGTAGGGCGCAACTTTCGCAAGAACTTACTGAGACTGCTGCGATGCTCTCCAGGCAGAGCTGCAAGGCCTCATCCTAGCATCAGCTCTAAGATGAGCGCTCTCTCTTTTCGTGCCTCTGAAGCACTGAGCCTCAAAgtcaaaaacagcgtttcctgCGATGTCAAATGA